Proteins encoded together in one Xiphophorus maculatus strain JP 163 A chromosome 13, X_maculatus-5.0-male, whole genome shotgun sequence window:
- the LOC102222621 gene encoding glyceraldehyde-3-phosphate dehydrogenase-like codes for MVKIGINGFGRIGRLVTRAAALGGKVEVVAINDPFIDLDYMVYMFKYDSTHGVWKHGEVKAKDGKLLIGKMQIMVFHEKDPVNIKWGSAAVDYVVESTGVFTTIDKASVHLKGGAKRVVISAPSADAPMFVMGVNQDKYDKSMTVVSNASCTTNCLAPLAKVINDNYGIVEGLMSTVHATTATQKTVDGPSGKMWRDGRGAAQNIIPASTGAAKAVGKVIPELNGKLTGMAFRVPTPNVSVVDLTVRLEKPAKYDDIKKVVKAAADGPLKGILGYTEDQVVSTDFNGDTHSSIFDAGAGIALNDHFVKLVSWYDNEFGYSNRVCDLIQHMFSME; via the exons ATGGTGAAGATTGGAATCAACGG atTTGGACGAATCGGTCGTCTGGTGACCCGAGCTGCAGCCCTGGGTGGGAAGGTTGAGGTTGTAGCCATCAATGATCCTTTTATTGACCTCGACTACATG GTCTACATGTTCAAGTATGACTCCACTCATGGTGTCTGGAAGCATGGAGAGGTGAAGGCAAAGGACGGCAAGCTGCTTATTGGCAAGATGCAGATCATGGTCTTCCATGA GAAGGACCCTGTCAACATCAAATGGGGTAGCGCTGCCGTAGACTATGTTGTGGAGTCCACCGGTGTTTTCACCACCATTGACAAAGCTTCT GTTCACTTGAAAGGCGGTGCAAAGAGGGTGGTGATCTCGGCTCCAAGCGCTGATGCTCCCATGTTCGTCATGGGCGTCAACCAGGACAAGTACGACAAGTCCATGACGGTCGTCAG caatgcttcctgcacaaccaactGCCTGGCTCCCCTTGCCAAGGTCATCAATGACAACTATGGAATCGTTGAAGGTCTCATG AGCACAGTCCATGCTACCACAGCCACACAGAAGACTGTTGATGGGCCTTCAGGTAAAATGTGGAGAGATGGGCGAGGTGCTGCACAGAACATCATCCCCGCCTCGACTGGAGCTGCCAAAGCAGTCGGCAAAGTGATTCCTGAGCTGAACGG AAAGCTGACTGGTATGGCTTTTCGTGTCCCCACCCCCAACGTATCTGTTGTTGACCTGACAGTCCGTCTGGAGAAGCCA GCAAAGTATGATGACATCAAAAAGGTTGTTAAGGCTGCAGCAGATGGGCCATTAAAGGGAATTCTGGGGTACACAGAAGACCAG GTTGTGTCTACAGACTTCAACGGTGACACTCACTCCTCAATCTTTGATGCTGGAGCTGGCATCGCATTGAATGATCACTTTGTGAAACTGGTTTCATG GTATGACAATGAGTTTGGCTACAGCAACCGTGTGTGTGACCTGATCCAGCACATGTTCT